The genomic segment GAAAGGGCCAACGGATCGATCGAACTCCTGCTCACGGCGCCGATCACCAGCTGGGAGATCATCATCGGCAAGTATCTGGCGGTCCTCGCCGTCGTCACGGTGATCGTCGCCCTCACCGGATTGTTTCCGATGCTCTTGTTCTGGTACGGCAATCCGGAGGTCATGCAGACGCTCTCCGGATTGCTGACTCTCTTCCTGTACGGCGCCGGACTGGCCGCTCTGTGCTGTTTCATTTCGGCGTTGACCGACAGCCTTTTGGTGGCCGCCTTCGTCGGCATCGTGGTTTCACTGCTTCTGCTCGTGCTGCCGTTCGCAGCGGAGAGCACCAGCAATGAAGGATTCAAGGCTGCGCTGAGCTGGCTCGGAAGTGGCACGCACTTCGAACAGGGACTCCAGGGTCAAGTGCGCACAGAGGATCTGACGTATTTCGGTGTCATGGTGGTCGTTTTCCTGTCGCTGGCTCGGCTGGCGGCCGAATCACTGCGCTGGCGCTAGGAGGATAGATGGAGCCCTTACTCGCGGCACTCGGGGCCGTTTTGCTGCTCTTCGGTTTCTTCGGTCTCTTCGCCGGAGCGTCCGGCGCGATGACTGGCTTTCACCTGGTCGTCGGTGGTGGTCTGCTGGCCTACGCGGGCCTGCGACGCTCGGGCAAGCTGGTTGAACTCTTCGCTGGCGGAACGGCAAAGCGCGGCGGCAACGTGGTGGTGCAGACGCTGATCGTGCTGGCGATCTCCGGAATGGCCGTGTTCATCTCCGAGCGCAACCCAGTTCGCTGGGATTGGACCGAGTCGGGCGTGCACACGCTGGCACCGGGCACGATCGAAATGCTGGAGCGCATTCCCGAAGACAGCCATGTGGAGATCTACGCCTTCTACGCGAAGGGCGGACAACAGCCCGGCCGAGCCGAACTCGACAAGTACAGTTATCGAAGCGATCGGGTGAAGGTGAAGGTCTTCGACCCGAATGAACGACCCGAACTCGCGCATCGTTTTGAGGTGAACAACCAGGACGGAGTCGTGATCGTTTGTGGAGGGAGTTGCGACGAGGCCAGGGGAACCGCCCGTCTGGCCGAAGTGAGCGAGAATGAAATCACCAAGGCGATTCGCAGCGTCATTTCCGAAACAAAGACACTCTACTTTCTGACCGGGCATGGCGAAGCGGATCTCGAGGATGACCAGGCTTCCGGCATCAGCATGATCAAGACCGCGCTCCAGGACGAGAATCTCTCGGTCGAACCTCTGCTCCTGGCGAAGGAAGCCGCGGTTCCCGAAGACGCCGACGGAGTGATCATCGTCGGACCGAGCCATTCGGTGTTCCAGCGCGAACTCGAAATGCTCGACAGCTATCTGCGCGGCGGGGGTTCGCTGATGATCTTCGCGGAGCCCCTGGTCGTGAGCAATCTGGAAGAGCAGGTGCTTTCCTGGGGGATCGAACTCGGCAGCGACATCCTCGTGGAGAAACAGCTTCAGCTCTTCGGTGGACCGAAGCTCGGTGTGCAACCGGTCGTCAATACCTACGGCGCGCATGCGATTACCGAGAAACTTCGTGGTCAGCCGACGGTGTTCCAGATGGCGCGTTCGGTGCGCGCTAGCGATGATGCTTCGGGTGTGGTCGAGCTGGCCATGACCAGCGGGGCGAGCTGGGCGGAAACCGATCTCGAGGAGTTCGCCACGCAGCGGACGGTGAAGCTCGACCCGGACAAGGACCGCGTCGGACCGATCGCACTGGCGGCGGCGCGAACGTTCGAGGTCGAAGGAGACGCTGCGGCGGAAGGTCGTCTGATCGTGGTCGGAGACTCTGATTTCGCGCGCAATCGCTATGTGTCGGAGTTCTTCAACGGCGATCTCGTACTGAACATGGCCAACTGGCTCGTCGGCGAGGAAAAATTCGCCACCATCGAACGCAAGATGCCGCGAGCCTCGAACATCGGTATGAGCGTCGAACAGTTTGCGAATTTCCGCTTCTTGTCGCTCTTCTTCCTGCCTGAAGCCATCCTGATGCTCGGAGTCGTGAACTGGTGGCGGCGTCGGACCTGAGCGGAGCAAGGCCATGAATCTGCGCGGAACACTCGGTTTGCTGCTTGTGGCGGTCGGTCTCGGAGCCTATGTCTGGTTCGTCGAGATTCGTGGTGAGCAAGAACGGCAGGCGGCCGAAAAAGCCGAGAAGCGCCTGCTCGAGATCTCGGCTGATACCGTTCAGTCGCTCGAACTGGTGACCAGCGATGGGGGGCCGGCCCGAGCTGTGCGCGACGGAGACGGGTGGCGCCTGGAAACGCCCGTCGCCTACCCAGCCAATCCCGCAAGCATCGATGGAGCGCTCGCTGCGCTCGCCGAGTTCGACTTCGCCGCCAGAATCGAGAGGCCGGACGAATCACTCGAAGCTTTTGGTCTGGGCGAGAAGGCCCAGCCCGTCGTGTTGAAGCTCAGTGATGGCAACTCGATCCGCATTTCCCTGGGCGGAAAGACGCCGGTTGGCGGCATGCGTTATGTGGCCCTCGAGAGAGAATCCGAGTTCATCTACACCGTTCCCGAGCAGGTCACTGGGCCCTTGACGCCGACTCTGTTCAGTTTGCGCGACAAGCGCATCCTCGACTTCGATAGCGATGCCGTGACGGCGATGCGCGTTTCGGCCAATGGGAGTCTGGTTGCAGCGGCCGAACGAGTGCTGGAAGGCGAGACGCCCGGGAGCTGGCACCTCAGTGCGCCGATCGAGGATCGCGCATCGATGTCCCAGATTACCCGCTTGCTCGTCGACCTGAGCCTTGCGAGCGCAACCGGGTTCGTCGATGAACCCGAGAGCGAGTCCAGCTACGGGCTCGACCGCCCGGATATCGAGGTCGATATCGTCGAACCCGAGCGCACTCGACATCTGGAACTGGCGAAGTCAGGGGACGAGACGTACATGCGCGTCGCAGGCCGTCCGCTGGTGTTTCGCATTCCGCAGAGCCTACTGCAGAACATCCCGGTGGATCTGTTCTCTTTCCGCGACCACCAGGTTCTCGAACTCGCCGAAAAGGAAATCCGTCAGGTCCAGATCGAATTCCCGCGCGAACAGAAGAGCTTCCGCTTCGAGCGCGTGAAGAACGACTGGCTGCCGCTGGACAGCGAGGTGCGTCTGAAACCGCTCAAGATCGACGATCTCGTGTACTCGATCGAGTCTCTAGAGGCGACCGAGGTGGTCGACGGTGCGCCGAAGCTGGCCGTTCTCGGTCTGGACCCGCCGCGCGTGCGCGTGCGCCTGGGCGACGATGCCGGTGAGGAGTTTGGCTGGCTCGAACTCGGAGATCCTGCGCCCAATGTCGGGCTGCCGGCGCGATCTTCGCGCAGACCCAAGATCTGGCGCGTGAACAGCGACCTGGGCCGCGAGGTTCCCCTGGGATTCGAGGCGTTCGAGAATCTCTTCGTCGAACCTTCTGAAGACGTCGAGGAAGATGAAGCCGAAGCGACTCCCGTCGCACCGGACACAGGCTCCTAATCAGGCGCCAGACAAGACCTGGAGCAGTTGCTCGTGCAGCCGTCCGTTGCTCGCCACGATCCGTTCGCCCTGGGAAGGTGTCGCGCCCCCGTCGAGGTCACTCGTGTGGCCACCCGCTTCTTCGATCAACAGGATTCCGGCGGCCACGTCCCAGGGATGTAGAGAGAGTTCCCAGAACCCGTCGAAGCGTCCGCATGCGATGTAGGCCAGATCCAACGCCGCAGAGCCCGCGCGACGTATGGCCTGAGCGCGTCTCAGGAAACGCGAGAAATATTCCAGGTTCGTGTTCTCACCCGAGTGAGCATCGTAGGCAAAGCCGGTCGCGAGCAAAGCCCGCCCGAGTTCGCTTTCCTGCGACACGCGTATCGCGTCCCCGTTGAGCGAAGCTCCCGCACCGCGTTCGGCAGCGAAGAGTTCGTCCTTCATCGGGTCGTAGACCACGCCCACATGTCGTGTGCCTTCGAGTTCGATGCCGATCGAGATCGCGTAGTGTGGAAATCCGTGGGCGTAGTTCGTCGTTCCGTCGATCGGGTCGACGATCCAGCACACGCCGCTCTTGCCGTCGCGGGGGTCGGCCTCTTCGGTGACGATCGCATCATCTGGTCGAGCGGTTTCGATGCGCGCGCGAATCAGCGCGTCACAGGCGCGGTCTACGTCGGTGACCAGATCGATCGAACTGCTCTTCGTTTCGATCTCGCGTTTCTGGCCGAAACGGCTGCGGGAAAGCTCTCCCGCTTCGCGTGCGATGCCACTGGCCAGTTCGAGCAGCCCACTCATGCGGGCGGCTCGAGAGCAAATGCCCGACAGGTGGTTGCGGTGGTTCGTTCAGCGATCGACTCGGCACTGCAGTCGAGCGTTTCTGCCAGGCATTCCGCAACTCGGCCCACCCATGCGGGTTCATTGCGCTTGCCGCGGTGGGGAACCGGAGCGAGAAGCGGGGAGTCGGTCTCGATCAGGATCCGGTCCGGCGGTACCTGACGTGCCACCTCGCGCAGATCTTCGGCACTCTTGAAGGTGACGATGCCCGAGAATCCGATGTCGAAGCCGCGTGCGAGGCAGTCATCGGCGAAGATCTGGTCGCCGGAGAAGCAGTGGATGACGCCTCCGGCGCGGTCTGCATTTTCCTCGTCGAAGATGCGCAGGATGTCGTCGAAGGCGTCGCGTGTGTCCCGGCTG from the bacterium genome contains:
- a CDS encoding ABC transporter permease subunit, which codes for MKHIFAIAGRELRSIFGTPVAYIVIATYMLFAGFIFFGSLGQFILQIQQIQAMGLTQYLEQWNLNQIVIAPAYGTFALIFAMLIPLLSARALAGERANGSIELLLTAPITSWEIIIGKYLAVLAVVTVIVALTGLFPMLLFWYGNPEVMQTLSGLLTLFLYGAGLAALCCFISALTDSLLVAAFVGIVVSLLLLVLPFAAESTSNEGFKAALSWLGSGTHFEQGLQGQVRTEDLTYFGVMVVVFLSLARLAAESLRWR
- a CDS encoding GldG family protein — protein: MEPLLAALGAVLLLFGFFGLFAGASGAMTGFHLVVGGGLLAYAGLRRSGKLVELFAGGTAKRGGNVVVQTLIVLAISGMAVFISERNPVRWDWTESGVHTLAPGTIEMLERIPEDSHVEIYAFYAKGGQQPGRAELDKYSYRSDRVKVKVFDPNERPELAHRFEVNNQDGVVIVCGGSCDEARGTARLAEVSENEITKAIRSVISETKTLYFLTGHGEADLEDDQASGISMIKTALQDENLSVEPLLLAKEAAVPEDADGVIIVGPSHSVFQRELEMLDSYLRGGGSLMIFAEPLVVSNLEEQVLSWGIELGSDILVEKQLQLFGGPKLGVQPVVNTYGAHAITEKLRGQPTVFQMARSVRASDDASGVVELAMTSGASWAETDLEEFATQRTVKLDPDKDRVGPIALAAARTFEVEGDAAAEGRLIVVGDSDFARNRYVSEFFNGDLVLNMANWLVGEEKFATIERKMPRASNIGMSVEQFANFRFLSLFFLPEAILMLGVVNWWRRRT
- a CDS encoding DUF4340 domain-containing protein; this translates as MNLRGTLGLLLVAVGLGAYVWFVEIRGEQERQAAEKAEKRLLEISADTVQSLELVTSDGGPARAVRDGDGWRLETPVAYPANPASIDGALAALAEFDFAARIERPDESLEAFGLGEKAQPVVLKLSDGNSIRISLGGKTPVGGMRYVALERESEFIYTVPEQVTGPLTPTLFSLRDKRILDFDSDAVTAMRVSANGSLVAAAERVLEGETPGSWHLSAPIEDRASMSQITRLLVDLSLASATGFVDEPESESSYGLDRPDIEVDIVEPERTRHLELAKSGDETYMRVAGRPLVFRIPQSLLQNIPVDLFSFRDHQVLELAEKEIRQVQIEFPREQKSFRFERVKNDWLPLDSEVRLKPLKIDDLVYSIESLEATEVVDGAPKLAVLGLDPPRVRVRLGDDAGEEFGWLELGDPAPNVGLPARSSRRPKIWRVNSDLGREVPLGFEAFENLFVEPSEDVEEDEAEATPVAPDTGS
- a CDS encoding inositol monophosphatase, which gives rise to MSGLLELASGIAREAGELSRSRFGQKREIETKSSSIDLVTDVDRACDALIRARIETARPDDAIVTEEADPRDGKSGVCWIVDPIDGTTNYAHGFPHYAISIGIELEGTRHVGVVYDPMKDELFAAERGAGASLNGDAIRVSQESELGRALLATGFAYDAHSGENTNLEYFSRFLRRAQAIRRAGSAALDLAYIACGRFDGFWELSLHPWDVAAGILLIEEAGGHTSDLDGGATPSQGERIVASNGRLHEQLLQVLSGA
- a CDS encoding TatD family hydrolase codes for the protein MKLFDSHAHVGAPDLLAEAPAILERARQAGVVGVIAIGAGYGVGANAGAVSLAQEQAGVWATTGVHPHDANEWSEISARAIDGWCAHEKVVAVGECGLDYWYEHSPREAQAECLRGQIQLAHRRQLPLVIHVRPSRDTRDAFDDILRIFDEENADRAGGVIHCFSGDQIFADDCLARGFDIGFSGIVTFKSAEDLREVARQVPPDRILIETDSPLLAPVPHRGKRNEPAWVGRVAECLAETLDCSAESIAERTTATTCRAFALEPPA